One window from the genome of Pseudoliparis swirei isolate HS2019 ecotype Mariana Trench chromosome 24, NWPU_hadal_v1, whole genome shotgun sequence encodes:
- the polq gene encoding DNA polymerase theta isoform X3, translated as MSTSGPPLKKKSYMGQHQIKKKQCFQAPDEPPDECRRHISGKTNKNKDGRVDAGTVCLLGDSTLALDEEMLQVLEAVDPVRPAADNVRPTAASMGARRGSSSSSVFDGDCEQPGWRVNCKDLAKRILFGEDSGEADQARTGPPSIQPPPPPSTSTNAPSCQDTQIRLQVGGSNKMLPPVKTSSQCGDDRGGSSVSADPPLDVSRDFILFSPTRLAAAAKRARLQPSLQNQSASVLAVPSGLDPSALDDTLPQQGIALCAPAGQADKLLLSNWGLPKPVLERYQKHGVTHMFEWQAQCLAAGQALQGGNLVYSAPTSAGKTLVSELLMLKRVLETKRKALFILPFVSVAKEKMHYFQSVFGEAGIRVEGYIGSTSAAGGFAALDVAVCTIEKANSLINRLIEEDSMGLLGMVVVDELHMVGDSGRGYLLELLLTKIRYIAQKQNATGSLSEGVQIVGMSATLPNLGLLASWLGAELYQTDYRPVPLQEHLKVGCNIYDKSLAVVRRFTPALHVKGDDDHIVSLCYETVREGRSVLLFCPSKIWCEKLVDSIAREFYNLRHTERRAEAEPEPVSLDRDGLVDVVAQLRRTPAGLDPVLKRTVPWGVAFHHAGLTFDERDVLEGAFRQGTVRVLAATSTLSSGVNLPARRVIIRTPTFNGHLLDPFTYKQMAGRAGRKGVDTLGESVLVCKEAERQKGISLLKGALQPISSCLVRREGEGVTTSMLRAILEIIVGGVASTPQDVRSYALCSLLAASIKCDGKKESSEETNRGAIEACVEWLMENEFISIQRDEQEERYRPTQLGAATLSSSLSPPEALGIFADLQRAMKGFVLENDLHILYLITPLYAEWTTIDWYQFFCLWEQLSSSMKRVAELVGVQEGFLARSVGGKLVAKTEKQRRQMAIHKRFFTTLVLQDLVNEVPLGTVASKYNCNRGQLQSLQQSASTYAGMVTVFCKRLGWHNMELLLSQYQTRLSFGVQRELVDLVRVSLLNATRARALYAQGLCTVAELARATLADVEKALRNAVPFKSSKRAVDESEGEAAERRSLRCVWVTGGRALTEQEAAVEIVSEARLLLREDLAQLGVRWDPATLPSGAPAANSPDGSEPSSPSQLSSQQTLDNSKEDHQQGDGVKGEGKENKDEDRPEEGMSERKMEKAEGDRDRGNSRKEDGTEPETRRTGDVVQVERSKETQHCKPITKSLMANDSEDPDEKREEHAKSKQGGVEREKAKPEEGETSKRVGPVTRRATRPVPERSLTQDLAEIVSSPLFRATAPPQPSPPPMPPPRLRAPSSRAEEQHRAPTGSSDGDGATGVVESPVRPGRLKHSRALSKVLHSIHNEKSLLDHVEPSEVPSVQNPAPAGRVPSTIQAAEGTPPGVSASTAADVLHSPRSATPASVPLFSPEAKRRRMNVGEADKFSSPELYAGEEEEEEAEGRVKRGGESFGDSFELDTQTERLMVQQACQRRGPEGNREEEVVDVAVEKDTHEGSNACPRFNISLTDSQMELILDTSHPISPGPGGDDVVEGGDEDANPAASESVNRSSSFLFDSLYESPPRLPGQSDDEEIVGLEAGGPLLSTQERRRSELLANQEAEKQEAVQWGESSFNLSEWGDSLLVGQHFLERRSLLRHAERTPEAQRPAAEPQPRPSQMQPRPTTETTTRHEDDEDKDGKNPGLAHKTKRHINAHGVSEAGRRQGAINEEGENGKQVEGKEEMDALLLVNAVLKHPQVQNAPESSFNCSPGLQEIFDRWPSMSDQPWLNTTTGLGAGKNAANAAAVPDQPLPSMQGVRDGASSAVQADAAGSDPPEDRHDLKIVTERPGSAGDLIPPTQETPPVTPRVKLTTSSVQSPLVARPLDRSTPSALVRRKSAIANCPGARPGRGSPPSEAATRTKQSGSTSARSESASEPESPPHASRSLGPPRGRASPSSPRQKLPSNAESPGADGVFTSQLSQEATLSSGSSGGTFSIIDVASDRRLFDAFVNEWRTKERYSLALACEKREQGQQPEEKGKHKRESAAQQKLHGADGFPVRESDGLVLIGLSVCWGARDAYYMSLQQEQSKGLSASLAPPPLDADLPVSERLRQVKTCLTGPAAATAAAHVGGVAVAYDIIKVYKRLVLSCGVSLEANCEDPKVACWLVDPGSEERTLPNMVTVYCPEELPLLDGLGNAHAHCPRVRAATESVLVLSVMRRLAGLLEKDGMLGVFRSVEMPSQVSLAVLELNGLGFSVRESERQKHVMQAKLAALESQAYDLAGHSFSLTSVDDIAQVLFLELHLPPNGDVGGAKSKKTLGYSRRGAAGRVRLGKQFSTTKDVLEKLRPLHLLPGVILEWRRITNALTKVVFPLQREKRYHTTLAMDRIYPIAQTHTATGRVSFTEPNVQNVPKDFEISMPTVVGESPTSQDSRHMTAKSGKKRRSGVPPAAPGCVEPGLAFSVSMRHAFVPFSGGMILAADYSQLELRVLAHLSKDQRLLQVLNGGADVFRCIAAEWKSVEPESVNDALRQQAKQICYGIIYGMGAKSLGEQMGVEEDDAACYIESFKSRYKGINAFLRETVKKCVKTGYVQTLMGRRRYLPAIANGNAHAKAHAERQAVNTTVQGSAADIVKLATVNIQKRLRKTYPDAPLSHQHARPAGGRPGVGTSRVGGAYFILQLHDELIYETKEEDLIQVAQIVKREMESAVKLYVKLKAKVKAGPSWGSLQDLDI; from the exons ATGAGCACCTCTGGTCCGCccttgaaaaagaaaagctaCATGGGGCAGCACCAGATCAAGAAGAAACAATG TTTCCAAGCTCCTGATGAGCCACCAGACGAATGCAGACGGCACATATCAGGCAAAACCAACAAGAACAAGGACGGCCGGGTG GATGCAGGCACAGTATGTCTACTGGGAGATTCCACATTGGCTCTTGATGAAGAAATGCTACAGGTGTTGGAGGCTGTGGACCCGGTGAGGCCTGCAGCCGACAATGTGCGCCCAACGGCAGCAAGCATGGGTGCACGGCGAGGGTCGTCGTCATCTTCTGTCTTTGACGGCGATTGTGAGCAACCAGGGTGGCGAGTCAACTGCAAGGACCTTGCAAAGAGGATCCTGTTCGGTGAGGACTCTGGGGAAGCGGATCAAGCTCGGACGGGCCCGCCGAGCatccagccgccgccgccgccttccACAAGCACCAATGCACCATCCTGCCAGGACACACAAATCCGTCTCCAAGTAGGCGGCTCCAACAA GATGCTTCCACCCGTAAAAACAAGCTCTCAGTGTGGTGATGACAGAGGTGGGTCAAGCGTGAGTGCTGACCCCCCTCTGGATGTATCCAGGGACTTCATCTTGTTCAGTCCCACCCGCCTCGCAGCCGCCGCGAAGAGGGCCAGACTCCAGCCGTCGCTCCAGAACCAGTCCGCCTCCGTGCTCGCTGTGCCCAGCGGTTTAGACCCGAGTGCTCTCGACGACACTCTGCCTCAGCAAG GCATTGCCCTATGTGCTCCCGCGGGGCAAGCCGACAAGCTGCTGCTATCCAACTGGGGCTTACCAAAACCTGTCCTGGAGCGCTACCAGAAACACGGTGTGACTCACATGTTCGAATGGCAGGCCCAGTGCCTCGCTGCCGGACAGGCGCTGCAGGGAGGTAACCTGGTGTACTCTG CCCCTACGAGTGCTGGAAAAACTCTGGTCTCGGAGCTGCTGATGCTGAAGCGTGTGTTGGAGACTAAAAGAAAAGCCCTCTTCATCCTGCCATTTGTCTCCGTGGCCAAAGAGAAGATGCATTACTTTCag AGTGTATTTGGAGAGGCAGGCATTCGCGTGGAGGGCTATATCGGCAGCACCTCGGCCGCTGGAGGGTTCGCGGCGCTGGATGTGGCTGTGTGCACCATAGAAAAAGCCAACTCTCTCATTAACCGACTCATTGAGGAGGACAGCATGGGTCTACTAG GTATGGTGGTGGTGGATGAGTTGCATATGGTTGGTGATTCGGGAAGAGGATACCTACTAGAACTGCTCCTAACCAAAATCCGCTACATTGCGCAGAAGCAGAACGCCACTGG GTCTCTCTCCGAGGGCGTGCAGATCGTTGGTATGAGCGCCACCTTGCCCAACCTCGGCCTCCTGGCCAGCTGGTTGGGTGCAGAGCTCTACCAGACGGACTACAGGCCCGTGCCCCTGCAGGAGCACCTCAAAGTGGGCTGCAACATCTACGACAAGAGCCTCGCTGTGGTCCGGCGGTTCACTCCGGCGCTCCACGTTAAG GGCGACGACGACCACATCGTGAGCTTGTGCTATGAGACTGTGAGGGAGGGACGCTCTGTGCTGCTGTTCTGCCCCTCGAAGATTTGGTGTGAGAAGCTGGTGGACAGCATCGCCAGAGAGTTCTACAACCTCAGGCATACCG AACGTCGGGCCGAAGCGGAGCCCGAGCCGGTGTCTCTGGATCGGGATGGACTCGTGGACGTCGTAGCACAGTTGAGACGAACTCCAGCTGGTTTGGACCCCGTCCTCAAGAGAACTGTGCCATGGGGGGTGGCCTTCCACCACGCTG GTTTGACATTTGACGAGCGTGACGTGTTGGAGGGAGCTTTTCGCCAGGGCACCGTCAGAGTCCTGGCCGCCACCTCGACACTCTCCTCGGGGGTTAATCTCCCGGCTCGCAGGGTCATCATTCGAACCCCTACCTTCAATGGCCACCTGTTGGACCCGTTCACGTACAAACAGATGGCAGGACGAGCGGGGAGAAAAGGAGTGGACACTCTCG GTGAGAGTGTGCTGGTGTGTAAGGAGGCGGAGCGTCAGAAAGGTATCAGTCTCCTCAAGGGGGCTcttcagccaatcagcagctgCCTGGTgagaagggagggagaaggCGTCACCACCAGCATGCTGCGAGCCATCCTGGAG ATCATTGTCGGAGGGGTTGCCAGCACTCCACAGGATGTGCGGTCGTATGCTTTGTGCTCGCTACTGGCTGCCAGCATAAAATGTGACGGCAAAAAAGAGTCAAGCGAAGAGACCAACCGAGGAGCTATTGAGGCCTGTGTTGAATGGCTGATGGAGAACGAATTTATCAGTATCCAGAGGGACGAACAAG AGGAGCGGTACCGTCCCACTCAACTCGGTGCTGCCACCCTTTCCTcgtccctctcccctcccgaGGCTTTGGGAATATTTGCAGATCTCCAGCGGGCCATGAAGGGCTTTGTGCTGGAAAATGACTTGCACATCCTTTATCTG ATCACCCCGTTGTACGCCGAGTGGACCACCATAGACTGGTACCAGTTCTTCTGTCTGTGGGAACAGCTGTCGTCGTCGATGAAGAGAGTCGCGGAGCTCGTGGGCGTCCAGGAAGGTTTCCTCGCGAGATCTGTCGGCGGCAAACTCGTCGCCAAGACGGAGAAGCAGCGCAGACAGATGGCCATTCACAAACG GTTTTTCACCACCCTTGTGCTCCAGGATCTGGTGAACGAGGTGCCTCTGGGAACGGTGGCCTCCAAATACAACTGCAATCGTGGGCAGCTGCAGTCCCTCCAGCAGTCTGCTTCGACATATGCAG GTATGGTGACGGTGTTCTGCAAGCGCCTGGGCTGGCACAACATGGAGCTGCTGCTTTCCCAGTACCAGACCAGGCTGAGCTTCGGCGTCCAGAGGGAGCTGGTCGACCTCGTCAGGGTGTCCCTGCTGAATGCGACGCGAGCCAGAGCGCTGTACGCACAGGGCCTCTGCACCGTCGCTGAACTAGCCCGGGCTACCCTGGCTGATGTGGAGAAAGCCCTGAGGAACGCTGTGCCATTTAAGAG CTCGAAGCGCGCAGTGGATGAGAGCGAGGGGGAGGCGGCTGAGAGACGGAGCCTTCGCTGCGTCTGGGTCACCGGCGGCCGGGCCCTGACGGAGCAGGAGGCCGCCGTTGAGATCGTGTCTGAGGCGAGGCTCCTCCTCCGGGAAGACCTGGCCCAGTTAGGAGTGCGATGGGACCCGGCGACCCTTCCATCGGGGGCTCCTGCTGCGAACAGCCCCGACGGTTCAGAGCCCTCATCACCATCACAGCTCAGCTCACAGCAAACACTGGACAACAGCAAAGAAGATCACCAGCAAggagacggggtcaaggggGAGGGAAAGGAGAATAAAGACGAAGATAGACCTGAGGAAGGTATGTCTGAAAGGAAAATGGAGAAAGCAGAAGGGGACAGAGACCGAGGGAACTCCAGAAAGGAAGACGGGACGGAGCCAGAAACCAGACGAACGGGAGATGTAGTGCAAGTGGAGAGAAGCAAAGAAACGCAACACTGCAAGCCTATTACAAAATCATTAATGGCAAATGACTCAGAAGATCCAgatgaaaaaagagaagagcatGCAAAGTCAAAGCAAGGAGGGGTAGAGCGTGAGAAAGCAAAGCCGGAGGAAGGCGAGACGAGTAAAAGAGTCGGACCGGTGACTCGCCGGGCGACCCGTCCTGTTCCTGAGCGGAGCCTGACGCAGGACCTGGCCGAGATCGTGTCGAGCCCCCTGTTTCGAGCAACGGCGCCTCCCCAGCCATCTCCTCCCCCTATGCCTCCCCCCCGCCTTCGAGCTCCGTCATCCCGAGCAGAAGAACAACACCGAGCTCCAACAGGGTCGTCGGACGGAGACGGTGCCACAGGGGTCGTTGAGTCACCCGTCCGACCGGGAAGGCTGAAGCACTCGAGAGCCTTAAGCAAAGTCCTCCACTCTATACACAATGAGAAAAGCCTACTGGACCATGTAGAACCCTCTGAGGTTCCCTCGGTCCAGAACCCTGCACCTGCAGGCCGGGTGCCTTCAACCATTCAAGCTGCTGAAGGAACCCCTCCCGGGGTTTCCGCGTCTACAGCTGCAGACGTGTTGCACTCCCCCCGGAGCGCCACGCCTGCCTCCGTTCCATTGTTCTCGCCCGAGGCGAAGCGGCGGAGGATGAACGTCGGAGAGGCCGATAAGTTCTCGTCTCCCGAGCTGTAtgcgggagaagaagaagaagaagaagctgagggACGTgttaaaagaggaggagagagtttcGGCGACAGCTTTGAATTGGACACCCAGACTGAGAGACTCATGGTTCAGCAGGCATGCCAacgcagaggaccagaggggaaccgagaggaggaagtggtAGATGTCGCTGTGGAGAAGGACACACATGAGGGGAGTAACGCTTGTCCCAGATTCAATATTTCTCTCACAGACAGCCAGATGGAGCTCATCCTTGACACCAGCCACCCG atTTCTCCAGGTCCAGGTGGGGATGACGTGGTTGAGGGTGGTGACGAGGACGCCAACCCGGCTGCCTCCGAGAGCGTCAACAGAAGCAGCAGCTTCCTGTTCGACAGCCTGTACGAAAGCCCGCCGCGGCTCCCCGGCCAATCGGACGACGAGGAGATCGTTGGCCTGGAGGCCGGAGGCCCCCTTTTGTCGACCCAGGAGCGAAGGCGCAGCGAGCTCCTCGCCAACCAGGAGGCGGAGAAGCAGGAGGCCGTGCAGTGGGGCGAGTCCTCCTTCAACCTGTCCGAGTGGGGCGACTCGCTGCTCGTGGGCCAGCACTTTCTGGAGAGGCGGAGCTTGCTCAGACACGCAGAGAGAACTCCTGAAGCTCAGCGACCCGCCGCCGAGCCGCAACCCAGACCCAGTCAGATGCAGCCCCGCCCCACCACTGAGACCACAACTCGACACGAGGACGACGAGGACAAAGACGGCAAGAATCCAGGCCTCGCACACAAAACTAAACGGCACATTAACGCACACGGTGTCAGTGAAGCAGGCCGGAGACAGGGAGCGATAAATGAAGAGGGTGAAAATGGTAAGCAAGTAGAAGGGAAAGAGGAAATGGATGCTTTGCTGTTGGTAAATGCAGTTTTAAAACACCCGCAAGTCCAGAACGCACCCGAAAGCTCTTTTAATTGCAGCCCTGGGTTGCAAGAGATCTTTGACCGCTGGCCTAGTATGTCTGACCAGCCCTGGCTGAACACCACTACGGGCCTCGGAGCCGGCAAAAACGCTGCAAATGCGGCAGCCGTCCCAGATCAACCTCTGCCCTCGATGCAGGGGGTCAGAGACGGGGCGAGCTCGGCCGTCCAGGCGGACGCTGCGGGGAGCGATCCTCCAGAGGACCGGCACGACCTCAAGATTGTAACGGAGAGACCCGGCTCTGCTGGCGACCTCATTCCCCCGACTCAGGAGACCCCGCCCGTCACCCCCAGAGTAAAACTGACCACCTCATCCGTCCAGTCTCCTCTCGTCGCTCGGCCACTCGACCGGTCGACTCCCTCGGCCCTTGTGCGGCGGAAATCTGCGATCGCGAATTGCCCCGGAGCTCGTCCAGGACGCGGCAGTCCTCCGTCAGAAGCTGCCACTCGCACCAAGCAGTCGGGTTCCACGTCGGCTCGCAGCGAGTCCGCTTCAGAACCGGAATCCCCGCCGCACGCCAGCCGCAGCCTCGGCCCTCCCCGAGGCCGAGCCTCTCCGTCCTCCCCCCGGCAGAAGCTTCCCTCTAACGCGGAATCGCCCGGTGCTGACGGAGTATTTACCTCGCAGCTGTCCCAGGAGGCGACGCTCTCTTCCGGCAGCTCGGGGGGGACGTTCTCCATCATCGACGTGGCGAGTGACCGGCGCCTCTTCGACGCCTTCGTTAACGAGTGGAGGACGAAGGAGCGCTACTCTCTGGCCTTGGCCTGTGAAAAGAGGGAGCAGGGGCAGCAGCCGGAGGAGAAGGGGAAACACAAGAGAG AGTCTGCAGCTCAGCAAAAGCTCCACGGGGCCGACGGTTTTCCGGTAAGAGAGAGCGATGGACTGGTGTTGATCGGACTGTCGGTCTGCTGGGGAGCAAGAGACGCGTACTACATGTCTCTGCAGCAGGAGCAGAGCAAAg GTTTGAGCGCCAGTCTGGCCCCTCCCCCGCTGGACGCAGACTTGCCAGTGAGCGAGAGGCTGCGGCAGGTGAAGACCTGTCTGACGGGGCCGGcggccgccaccgccgccgctcaCGTTGGGGGCGTGGCTGttgcgtatgacatcatcaaggtGTACAAGAGGCTCGTGCTGAGCTGCGGCGTCAGCTTGGAGGCAAACTGCGAGGATCCCAAG GTTGCGTGCTGGCTGGTGGACCCCGGCAGCGAGGAGAGGACTCTGCCCAACATGGTGACCGTCTACTGTCCTGAAGAGTTGCCTCTGCTGGACGGACTTGGGAACGCACACGCCCACTGTCCCCGCGTCAGGGCGGCGACGGAGAGCGTGCTCGTGCTCTCCGTCATGAGGCGCCTCGCCGGGCTGCTGGAGAAGGACGGCATGCTTG GTGTATTCCGGAGCGTCGAGATGCCCTCCCAGGTGTCTCTGGCGGTGTTGGAGTTGAACGGGTTGGGCTTCAGCGtccgagagagcgagagacagaaacACGTGATGCAGGCCAAACTCGCGGCGCTGGAGTCGCAGGCGTACGACCTGGCGGGGCACAGCTTCTCCCTGACCAGCGTCGACGACATAGCACAG GTGTTGTTCTTAGAGCTACACCTGCCTCCAAACGGCGACGTGGGCGGAGCCAAAAGCAAGAAGACTCTCGGCTACAGCAGGAGAGGAGCGGCCGGCCGAGTCCGGCTGGGCAAGCAGTTCAGCACCACTAAG GATGTTCTggagaagctccgccccctgcacCTGCTGCCGGGCGTTATTCTGGAGTGGAGGCGGATCACGAACGCCTTGACCAAAGTGGTGTTCCCCCTGCAGAGGGAGAAGCGATACCACACCACCCTGGCCATGGACAGAATATACCCCATcgcccagacacacacagccacag GTAGAGTGAGCTTCACTGAGCCCAACGTACAGAACGTCCCCAAAGACTTTGAGATCTCCATGCCCACGGTGGTGGGGGAGAGCCCGACGTCACAAGACAGCCGTCACATGACCGCCAAGTCAGG gaagaagaggcgttCAGGGGTCCCTCCAGCTGCCCCTGGCTGCGTAGAACCCGGCCTGGCCTTCTCAGTCAGCATGAGACACGCCTTCGTACCATTTTCAG GCGGCATGATATTGGCGGCCGACTACTCTCAGCTGGAGCTGCGCGTGTTGGCCCACCTCTCCAAGGACCAGCGTCTCCTGCAG GTGCTGAACGGAGGAGCCGACGTGTTCCGTTGCATCGCCGCCGAGTGGAAA